AAAACTGTCAAAGTATTTTAGAAAAGGTTTTACTGACAAAAGGTCTAAGTTGTCCGGAAGACAAAGAATCAAACTCAGGAGAAAGTGAAGAATCAAGTTCAGGAGAAAGTGAAGAATCAAACTCAGGAGAAAGTGAAGAAtcaaatttaaagaagaaagaagacctTCATTCATCAGAGAGTGGAATCTCCACTTCATCAGGAGATACCGACTCAAATTTTTCAGAAGACTTTGACCAATTGGGAAACCTATTAGAACAGAAGTTTTTACACACGATTGGGGAAGAAGAATCAGAGGAAAACCTTGAAGAGAAGAACCTGGAAGATACGAACTTAGAAGGAATGCACCAACAGACGATCTTAGCAGAGGATTTATATTTAAGCTCCACTGACGATGAAGGATGATATTACTACGTTATCTCTCCATAtttaaagtttattttttttaataatttatatgGAATTAAAGAACTTTGATTAAGGTTTCCTCTGAGTTTTTACTTTGGAATGTTGGCTCTTAAGtttttgcgtgaaacaaaacttttactcactaaaattaGCTCCTCTCCTTTCTACTTATGGATCGCTgagctggatcagttcttaactgcagCTTGTGATtctctcaatttttttattttcatcggAATTCAGCCTAAGCTCTCTTTTGTCATTCTGTGGTGAATTTCCCATGTGCCAGCTGCCGTTAAAATGCGGTAGACTTCTTGGTTGCATATGTTTTGTTGTTGACACGCTGGCCTTTATTCGCAGAATGCCTGTGGGAAGCATCCTTGCTAACATGTATGCTCCTTCTCCTAATAATGCCTGGTGTCCTTAACTTTACTTGTCATGTTTGtttcctttcttctcttgctgatTAGAACtaattctgttttatgttcaacAAATGGTAGGCGTCCAAAAAAAGGACAAATGGTACCAACTTTATACGGAAAATAACCTATTACGAAGCtataaaaggagcctcggactggattgactacaccACGAGGAACCCGGCAaccaaaacggaataacgatttgcgcattttctcatgttatgtgcgctccctatacagagatggagttgccaagcagctagccgataccctgtcccaatatagggctgatgtaatagcgttacaggagatactttggacagggaccggtttcctgaagaagagtcactacgctatatattatagtgaccatccagtgaaccatgaGCTTAGAGAAGGTTTCTTAGattaatcgttggcggaacagtATTACTACTAACTagtgaaggtgttaagtggaaaacagaaggGTTCTACCTCCATTATGCCGGGgccggaaccaacaattggggTATCAAGGGGCagcctttttttttggggtagggtaggtgaatgcatttacgcacacagtgctggactcccgattcggtacgtcgtcggactaccaactaaacacctccccatcatcagatagctagcctggaatcgtttatcacattactccgggccagcccccgaactctcccgccttgcggagccttcaaatcagggaattcctttcaccaacgggaggggagaggaggaagggaactgtcagttgaagaagccccctgccatccggctcctccaccggtcgagttctatcttcttagcaacgagaagggcccgaacgtaatgggcaacacggttccacctgtcagcagtcctcagcatctcttccacaatgttgtctggagagagatccgctgtgtttaaatagagctgctgacgaaccccatcccaccttccacaagaaaaaaaagtgttgggggcatcgtccacaactccattgcaaaacacacaatccggagaacgcgcctttccaatcttgtgcaggtaagactgaaaacttccatgcccacttaaaaattgggtaaggaaatagtcagcctcaccatgcttccgattcagccacgcacctaagttgccgatgagtcgcgcagtccatctgcctctagtttcattttgccaagagagctgccactggtctagagtgtgttgccgttcttcgcgagcaaccacctcccttggctcatctcccttgcgcttgtatatggcctgacgctccctagcaagaagggcaacggggataactcccgcgatcaccatcacggccggttcagagactgtgcgatacgcagacgccacccgtaaagctccccgtctctgtacttgcgcgaggcgtctacgatatacctccttgttaagagcgccagcccatacctctgcgccgtagagcaggacaggctgcgttgagctcatcaggagacgtcgcctactagacgtaggacccccaatttttgtcattagcctacttaacgccgaaactccagccgcagccttgttcgctgctgcttggatttgctcagaaaagctcatctttgagtcaagagtcaacccgaggtactttaccgctgattttgactcgatgatcgactcgccgaacgatattggacgcagggtcggaattctcttcttagtcaggatgactacttcggttttttccagtgcaaggttaaaaccatgagtagtcatccatccgcttacccgtcgcatcaatatgccgagtctgctttgcgcctgttcgacagtgcgtccagcaacaagcgctgcgacatcatctgcgtagcagaccaggcgcgactcttctggcatgtcgagtttaagcagactgtcggtagcgttccagaggtccggccctaggatggatccctgtgttacccccgacgtgacctccatccacctttgaccctctagtgtttcatagagcagggagcggttcctcagatagtccctcaaaatccgtaagagatagttcggcacgttgaagatattgtctagtgtgcctagaatgtctttccatcttacggaattgaaggcgtttctgacgtcaagcgttacgaggagcaccacccgtcgagttcggcggctatgtgcctctgctcgttgaacggcgtccacgacctgcatgacagcatcaattgtcgatctccctgctctaaaaccaaactgccggggagataaatctccggcagcgcgtatcgcttcagcgagtctacttctgatgagcttttcgagcactttcccagcagtatcaagcatacataatgggcggtatgaagacggcaattcgggatcgcctttccctttagggatcagcgcaagcctcgcaactttccaacgtgtagggaaaatgccctttttcaggcaagcgttgaatgcgccgagcagtaggtctggccggtgttggaataccagtttgtatacctctgctggaataccatcgggtccaggcgccttcttgtttttcatagagaggactgcctgttccaactcttttatagagaaaagtggacagtcctcagcgctctccgcgccgacgtcaccatcccatatgggatgtgcagggaagagtgctcggccttaagtgaacagggtttccgcagagccccgatttttcgggttacaagtttgtaaccaagtccccacgaatccccattcacctcgtcaatcagatcttgccagcagcgagctttgctcttgtttattgcgctgcggagtctccttttggctgatttgtactccatcattatggtacattcctcctcccggtcgcctaggcgttgtgttaagcggcggagcctgtgacactccttccggagctctgcgatttccactgtccaccaatacatggaaggtttgccgcgcctcgatgtcttcctggcaatggaggctccgcagaccgtcgttatcaggttcataactgaatttacgacagtgtcagccgcggcgccaccgcccccaggagtacccttcagcgtggccccacctgttcccaaagtttcgacaaacttcccggtgttcactttcgcgacgttccataaacagaaagatcgctggggtggcgcacacagagtttgtgtccaccacttccgacgcgaaggttacgtctggaatgcttccttcgcagcccgggcgccggaacgttggggtggatccggtgtttagaactaccagtccagttctcgccgccatttccagaattcgtttccctctggaatctgtgtgaggcatgccccattcaagtgccctagcattgaagtcacctccgaccaggatccacccatccgtgcttaagatagtgtcctccaaagcatcaagcctccgacgaaagtccggcatcgtctcattcggcgtaagatagacactaaaaaacgttatccctgaacaccgaatccagacaaagccgtcccctcggccttgggcaagaacccccaggagggtgccgtcccgaacccagatggcagcggtacctgatatgtctgggtgccatgaaactgggcccttgtttcggtattgcttactgatgagtactaaatcagctttggtctccgcagcgaactgcgctagcaactcgtgagcggttgcacttcggtgcatattgatttgtaggatgcgaatcatgttgaccgtatcctagctttttccagttctgctctgaaaactggacaccgccccgatcccgcagtgtgcgcaatgctctcattagttgcgccacggtccctgcataggacgcaactttccttttcattgcagctgttcgctttatggcccgcctgaccgcatttacggcatgttgcccttctatcaggtccccgacagtttgcagatggttggggcggcccgaattcgtatcctacacactccccaaccaattcttattttcccgctgtttagaagcttcctcgcgtattgctcggcaacttccaccatagcgagtttttggcctcgggagtttgcggaggtgataccaatccggacattggttacctccgggcattcgcgtttgatggcctcttctacctcgttcttttccgttagacagtcaaggtctcggatttctaaagcacacgtgggttccaggctagaaaccaaagctttttctcctagaagccccttgactgcttcacagaacgtgactttatttatagtctccgggcctagttcgactaagactccaccgccctccgttttacgtatggaagacacgttcgctccgttgtcttcgggtttgattttgtaacggatttcgctgaggacttccgcaaaagtcttgccttccgtcggcttaatagcaaagctggcggtctagtcctccttcgtctccccaccttttcttttggcactccgtggcggtctactaacaccggttcaatgcacactacccgaccagggtcccgaaggggctggctcctgatacacgccacaactaccaccttggcagagctaggctcacatcaccccatcgacgtcgacagggagttgtcgacggctccaggGAGTCCCAGTGTGTTCCGGCGTGTATCGGCTAATGaccgctcttcaccgagaaactttctcgaggctactacctaggacgcaagtattatgccagctagggggtcagaactataatacttgctcgggcacctcggggacgccactccccttatcgtaaacgacccatgaaggatcgttgacgatccctgagggaggGACAGCCTTGGAATACgtaagggcatggagacgaggCAAAAATAAGTCCTCTTCGAGTTTTTTTTGGGAGCAGGGTAGATGAATgcctttacgcacagagtgactccgcaacagtacgctgtcgaactaccaactaaacacgtcCCTGTCACTAGAGAACTAGCCTCgaaccgtttggcacattacttcaggccagCCCTTCCGCTCTCCCGGCATTGGGAGCCTTGAAATCAGGGAatacctttcaccaacgagagggaaGGGAAGgaaaggagttgttagttcagggaatcccttaccgtccgatctctcCGCCGAGTttaatcttctttgcaataagaagagccctgACATAATGtgtaatacgattccagctgccagcgctcttcaacaGCTCTCTGACAATTTTGTTTGAACAGAGCTCCCCTCTGTCTACATAAAGTAGCTGACAAAAGCCGTCCCacttctcgcaagagaaaaaggtgtgttgagcgtcgtccgccactccgttgcagaacacacaatcaggagatcgcgccttcccaatcctgtccAGGtacgactgaaaacctccatgcccgcttagaagttgggtaaggagttaatcaatctcaccgtgcgttcggttcatcCACAGGTCTAAACTGTCAATGAGCCGCActtcatctgccccttggctcattatGCCaacaaagttgccactcggtaatgggcgcgttgacgttcttcacgggcaaccacctatTTTAAGTTCTCGCTCTTGCGGCGGTAGAtaactccccgcctctgcacttgagcaaggtgcttacgatgcacctccttgtcatggCCAAACCTCCGCGCCAGAGAGCAGACCCCACTGAGTTGCTTCCATAAGGAGATATAtggcccccgacattcgtcattagccgactcaaggccgctgctgctttgatttgctcgaagaagctcattttcgagtcgagtattaaaccaacgtatttaaccgctggttttgactctatagtcaactcgctgatcgatatgggacgcagggtcgggattctccttctgttcaagatgactacttcgtttttttccagcgcaaggctgaaaccgtgagcagtcatccatccatttacccgtcacatcaatacgtcaagtctgctttgcacctgttcaacaggGCGTCCGGGAACAAGTgccacaacgtcgtctgcatacccgaccaagcgcgactcttcgggcatatcgagtctcaacagactatcataggaagcgttccaggggTCCGGCccaaggatggatccctgctactcgcgacgtgatttccatcctcatttggccctctagcgtctgaTTGGACAGGGAGCGATCTTTCaagtaatccctcaatatccctaagagatagcttggcacgtgaaatgagttttctaatgtgcctagcatatcagtccatcttacggaattgaaggcatctctgacatcaagcgttatgagcagcactatccgtcgagatcggcggctgagtgcctcagctcgatgaaccgcatctaccacctccataatagcatccactgtggatctccctgttctgagcTTGaattgccttgcggataagtccccagcaGCGCCGATCACTTCAGTGagcctactcctgatgagcttttcgaacactttcccggccgtgtcaagcatacacagcgatcggtatgcagacgggagctccaggTCTCCTTTATCCTTGCTGATCAatacgagtctggccactttcctgcgacaaggaaaaatgccctccttcaagcgagcgttgaacgcctcaagcagcaattctggccgttggcggaacaccagtttgtaaacttccaccgggatgccatcagggcctggcgccttcttgttttttatagtgagaaccgcttcttcgaactctcgcattgtgaaaagggggcaatcctcgacgctttccgtatctggggaacaatgcccgcacaatgtggtccatttggtcggtacttagtatgcagggcctccgcagagccccgattttccgagtgacaagcttaaagccaagtccccacgggtcctcattcacctcgttgacaaggttctgccagccgcgatcATTGCATTTATTTATAgcgttgcggagtctcctttttgctgatctgctGCGTTGGCGTGCaagcgttgtgccaaacggcggagcttatgatactccctccataggtcgacaatttctgccatccacccgtacatagaaggcttgtcgcacctgaggcccctccggggcaACCGTTCCGAGCACCATCGCCTTAAAAGAACTTTGGTGATTGTCCCCACAGCTTTTGAAGCTCCACGGTCAAATTTTCATTCCTCAACGTATGGGGAAAGCATAGTAGCTTCCATCAGCAAAGACATCAATCATATTActgctttttttaaaaagctCAAATAATGCCGCACCCATTACTATTATATGATACAATCACCGAAATCTGTTATACAAGTAGTTTAAATGGCTATGCAAGACCTAGCCGTTTCAGGGAGTAGGTGGCATTAATTTCACTTGCAGGTGATAGTAATCATTGTTAATTTATGACAGCGAACACGTTGCTGAGATAGTATTTCCTGTTtgattgccaagattggtctgaacgtcgaagtcgatagtaaacgaccaaaaggcaaaggccgaaacaacggtggcttgataccctggatggtgatttaaaagccccgatcaggcatttgatagagctaaatggcgaaaccgatcacgacgagccgaccccgcttgtgaacgggacaaaggctgaagaaaaagaagaagatttggggattaaatattttttaaagtatttcctttttcttcttctggaagTCTTTGTCTCCACTCTTCTCGGTCTGCTAGCTGGTTTTTTGGTTTTATAGCTTTATTTGAGTGCTAGACTGAAACATTCTCATGCTGATGAATCTAACCAGGTTCGATGGTACTCCAAATATATTCCCTGGTATTCGCCAACAATATTTTGTGGGAATGGTTTGAAccttctttttaaattttccgaaATAGAGGGATAACCGCTTCTATAGCAGCTCCCTCAATTTTGTTGAGGCATTGAAGAGCACCTCGGAACACTGGGCTCACAATTTTTTTATCTGCTCCATGTTCTCTATTTTTCTGCCCACAAGGCCCACAAGGCCCTCAAGGCTCTTAACCATAAGGCCGCTCGTTGTCACTGGATTTGCTGGCCGAGTGGTTTATGGTATTTCAGCGTTTGTATGGTTTCTGCAAGTTAACCTCAGTGGTTTTGATGAGACTGGGTATCAGTTTCGGGGCTGAGCCAAAGGTTATCCTCCAGAATAACATCTTGAGGATGTCAAGGCTGGGTGGGAATCTCAGAGGTCACGCCTCACTGTCCATCGTGGAACTTTCCttccgatcgcggcactcgggtccggagatttacggctccacgcgggAGGTcaggccgttttttttctttttatttccaaaTATAGCTCACGTGTGGATTTATCGTTAGGTGCACGCGAATCCTTGCCTTTGTTTATGTCTTTTTGAGGAGCAAgggcggacccacgcaccggcaaTGGCAGGTGACTTTTAATTCAATGACACGTAGGTGATTGAagcactcaaaggacccccaagttcctgagcctggctagaACAGAGACGTAAAAGCCCatgtcgacggagcacttcgatgcagtttcaatatttgcgggcaggccttcacggtcaatttagccactTTTTTAGGTATTTGGGGTAACTCtttcctctaggtcgtctcTGACTACTCatgatggtcgtttgatcatctcAATTCATATTAGTCATTGCAGACTGGCTCTCAACTCATTAATTTTACCAACGATTCACTACTCTTTGAAATCCGAAAATATCACTGGTTTTTTTTAAGTCACAAAATTCACTTTTTAATTGTTCCATTTTTTTATTCTGCTTCATAATTTACTTATTACTACGGAAATTTACCCCCTACACTATATTAAAGGCACAAAAACGACCAAAGAACTCTTATGCTCTTCCATAAACTTCAATAACGAATTTAAATCCATGATTTCGCTTTGACTTCAAATGAAGTTTGACTTCATTGGCTCCTGGACCGCCCTTCAACAAGGTAGCATTTCCTCCATCGCCATTAGTGTATTGATCAGTGCAGCGAATGCCAGTGATATTGAAACTATTATAGTAACCCTGTAAGGACGAAAAATAATTAGTACGGTCCATGTGTCTAGAGCACTTTGAAGATGTTACCTTGCGAGGATACTCATAGTCATCGCTGACAATTTGAAGGAGTTTATATTTCTTCACTACCAGTTCCCGATCCAAGAGGGTATCATTTGCTCTAATCGTCCCGAAGGTAACATTGTGACTTTGTGTTGATACTTGGTAGGCGCAGATGGCCAAAAGGAATAAACTGAGAGCAATTGAACACTTCATGATGAGAGAATATGTAAAAAGGATCTTCCTTTAATGAGACTGTTAGTCCAGCTTAATACTGTGGTTATTTGTTAGTGATACTGATGGATCGCTGAAGCAGCTTTTATATACCCAAGagaagtttgtgataagtctctggttAGAGCTCACACCAAGTGTGATTAACTGATTAGATTAAGGTGtaggaaggtgtaggagaacttactagcaggtaggattcactctgtggTCTAtggtcccttcaccagtgcgaggTTCTGCTCCTGTATCCACTGTCCTCCGcgtgcagctccattgtgggggagcgcaccgaagatgctgcaatttgctctatattgtgtgagacgaagaccatcattgtccttcgctctcaaaatggagatgatgctctatagTTTTTTGATATGACTGAAATTCAgtttatctaggaaaaagtggagcatcaCATGGTGACtttccctgagcacattcagactattttggtccagttcgcataccaagttgaagccctccatatttgtagatttgtctttgctggcattcatgaattttaccctccagtgtccaaactCTATGCCCGGGTTccgttcacccagcatgcggattatgtcctcttccttccttcgGGGGCCTGGTAACCAAcgtccgacatgttctgtcctacgtagctcagtgttcacaatagtaaaCATGGGCCGACCGCcgaaactcaaagccgggattgcctgctggagccactttaaggcagcctcgtcagtgcactccaaatggagaagcccatagcgaaaaccttgatttttaaatcgtggcttcgttccaggctctagcatttttctccacaggcattcccggaggatggtaaattgtccctctgacattttgccatatttgtaggaaactcccacggcagcagtcagaacagagactGCAGCTTGCACATACgttctcttccttcccgccttcgtgtccgtattccgaTGAGAGGGACTGGCTTCATTGAGatatctctcgctgatttgatcacctcccagcacaccggtcctaatccccgtgaGACGCGTGAATATAAGccttggtgcggagcacaataaagccttGGCCACatcagatgtgttggtcttacgcttcttgcgcggattaccgctgacagaaaagtctgatgcgtccagtgtggatcttaccggggtttccagtttatccccaccttctgcCGGAGAtttcgcttccttgcgtcccaTTTCCCTGGACGTTgccgcacctagtggtacagcca
The window above is part of the Hermetia illucens chromosome 3, iHerIll2.2.curated.20191125, whole genome shotgun sequence genome. Proteins encoded here:
- the LOC119651645 gene encoding probable salivary secreted peptide — its product is MKCSIALSLFLLAICAYQVSTQSHNVTFGTIRANDTLLDRELVVKKYKLLQIVSDDYEYPRKGYYNSFNITGIRCTDQYTNGDGGNATLLKGGPGANEVKLHLKSKRNHGFKFVIEVYGRA